In Phragmites australis chromosome 17, lpPhrAust1.1, whole genome shotgun sequence, the following are encoded in one genomic region:
- the LOC133897716 gene encoding uncharacterized protein LOC133897716 isoform X2 has product MALSTPAVPLTRVASGDPTLRASFRNPMACHLGLAGAAATTAVRAPRLSILASASAASGQPVRRIRRRAPPGQQGSAPPPAPTQPSVDEVRRAIGVADDAASSAASGEAKNSAFMDLIASTPIGQPESEPERRLREAAEWVVDTTEDRNLSWCYA; this is encoded by the exons ATGGCTTTATCCACTCCCGCAGTTCCGCTCACACGAGTGGCGAGTGGCGACCCCACGCTACGCGCTTCCTTCCGGAACCCCATGGCCTGCCACCTcggcctcgccggcgccgccgccaccaccgccgtgCGCGCCCCGCGCCTCTCCATACTCGCCTCCGCTTCCGCCGCCTCAGGACAGCCCGTCCGCCGTATCCGCCGTCGCGCGCCTCCGGGGCAGCAGGGCTCGGCGCCGCCCCCGGCCCCCACCCAGCCGTCCGTCGATGAGGTGCGGCGCGCCATCGGGGTCGCCGACGACGCGGCGTCGTCCGCCGCCTCAGGGGAGGCGAAGAACTCCGCCTTCATGGACCTCATCGCCAGCACGCCCATCGGGCAGCCCGAGAGCGAGCCCGAGCGCCGGCTCCGCGAGGCCGCCGAGTGGGTCGTCGACACCACCGAG GACAGAAATCTTTCTTGGTGCTATGCATGA
- the LOC133897716 gene encoding probable NAD(P)H dehydrogenase subunit CRR3, chloroplastic isoform X1, with protein MALSTPAVPLTRVASGDPTLRASFRNPMACHLGLAGAAATTAVRAPRLSILASASAASGQPVRRIRRRAPPGQQGSAPPPAPTQPSVDEVRRAIGVADDAASSAASGEAKNSAFMDLIASTPIGQPESEPERRLREAAEWVVDTTEVRACEGQKSFLVLCMMTFPAWFLLLFIALGVIKLPFDIPDLDNLIM; from the exons ATGGCTTTATCCACTCCCGCAGTTCCGCTCACACGAGTGGCGAGTGGCGACCCCACGCTACGCGCTTCCTTCCGGAACCCCATGGCCTGCCACCTcggcctcgccggcgccgccgccaccaccgccgtgCGCGCCCCGCGCCTCTCCATACTCGCCTCCGCTTCCGCCGCCTCAGGACAGCCCGTCCGCCGTATCCGCCGTCGCGCGCCTCCGGGGCAGCAGGGCTCGGCGCCGCCCCCGGCCCCCACCCAGCCGTCCGTCGATGAGGTGCGGCGCGCCATCGGGGTCGCCGACGACGCGGCGTCGTCCGCCGCCTCAGGGGAGGCGAAGAACTCCGCCTTCATGGACCTCATCGCCAGCACGCCCATCGGGCAGCCCGAGAGCGAGCCCGAGCGCCGGCTCCGCGAGGCCGCCGAGTGGGTCGTCGACACCACCGAGGTGCGCGCCTGCGAAG GACAGAAATCTTTCTTGGTGCTATGCATGATGACTTTTCCCGCGTGGTTCTTGCTCCTGTTTATTGCCCTTGGAGTTATAAAGCTACCATTTGATATTCCAGATCTGGATAACCTCATTATGTAA